From a region of the Zingiber officinale cultivar Zhangliang chromosome 4B, Zo_v1.1, whole genome shotgun sequence genome:
- the LOC121976237 gene encoding probable methyltransferase PMT26, which produces MAGKNSHYNRRASSYCSSTTIVVFVALCLVVVWMVASSNIAPAKLPSSEMKDKVPGGGTNPPKGGSGDITEDSVKEEAINDDNVVPSKSDIEFDKISEVAVQTKEKNPSMGDEETNENSDALDKNDSDANGEQDVESNEKGEDAKQGHDTNHGETDGEGKKQKSEQGVIEEKLDRSSNEDKDDNQSKNKDEHEVFPSGAQSDILNETDMQNGAWSTQAVESKDEKEMQAASSSKGQIIEYSWKLCHVSTGADYIPCLDNEAAIKKLRSTKHYQHRERHCPDNALTCLVPLPDGYKQPIKWPKSREKIWYSNSPHTQLAEVKGHQNWVKVSGEYLNFPGGGTQFKQGALHYIDVIQEALPDIAWGKRSRVILDVGCGVASFGGYLFERDVLTMSFAPKDEHEAQVQFALERGIPAISAVMGTKRLPFPSKVFDVIHCARCRVPWHIEGGMLLLELNRLLRPGGYFVWSATPVYQDLPEDVEIWQAMSSLTKSMCWDIVAKKNDTLNQVGFVIFKKPSNNKCYEERAEDEPPLCQESDNADAAWNVPLQACMHTLPVDSAARGTMWPEQWPERLTKPPYWLNGPQLGVYSKPAAEDFQADYEHWKQVLNKSYLSRIGINWPNVRNVMDMRSIYGGFAAALRDMKVWVMNIVPTDSPDTLPIIYERGLFGMYHDWCESFSTYPRTYDLLHADHLFSKLKKRCRLLPVIVEVDRILRPKGKLIVKDNADTISEIENIAKSLHWETIVIYLEGKEGLLCVQKTMWRPTR; this is translated from the exons ATGGCTGGGAAAAACTCGCATTACAATAGGAGGGCATCATCCTACTGCTCATCAACAACCATTGTGGTGTTTGTGGCCCTCTGTTTAGTTGTGGTATGGATGGTCGCATCCTCAAACATTGCCCCTGCAAAGTTGCCTTCCTCAGAGATGAAAGATAAGGTTCCAGGGGGTGGTACTAATCCACCAAAAGGTGGTTCAGGTGATATAACTGAAGACTCAGTCAAAGAAGAGGCAATCAATGATGACAATGTAGTTCCGAGTAAATCTGATATTGAGTTTGACAAAATTTCTGAGGTGGCAGTGCAAACCAAAGAGAAAAATCCTTCTATGGGAGATGAAGAAACTAATGAAAACTCTGATGCATTAGATAAGAATGACAGTGATGCAAATGGGGAACAAGATGTAGAATCAAATGAGAAGGGTGAAGATGCAAAACAGGGACATGATACCAATCATGGTGAGACAGATGGTGAGGGGAAAAAACAAAAGTCAGAGCAAGGTGTAATAGAGGAAAAACTGGATCGAAGCTCTAACGAAGACAAAGATGACAATCAATCGAAGAACAAAGATGAGCATGAGGTTTTTCCATCTGGGGCACAGTCGGATATTTTAAATGAGACTGATATGCAGAATGGGGCATGGTCTACTCAAGCTGTAGAATCAAAGGATGAGAAGGAGATGCAGGCTGCTTCTTCATCCAAGGGCCAGATTATAGAGTACAGCTGGAAATTGTGCCATGTAAGTACTGGAGCAGATTATATCCCTTGTCTCGACAATGAAGCAGCTATTAAGAAATTACGTAGTACTAAACATTATCAACATAGAGAGAGGCACTGCCCTGATAATGCTCTAACCTGCCTCGTTCCTCTTCCTGATGGATATAAACAACCAATTAAGTGGCCCAAGAGTAGGGAAAAG ATATGGTACAGCAATTCCCCCCATACCCAGCTGGCAGAGGTAAAAGGACACCAGAACTGGGTGAAAGTTTCAGGAGAGTACCTCAACTTTCCAGGGGGAGGAACTCAGTTTAAACAAGGTGCCCTTCACTACATTGATGTCATCCAAGAG GCATTGCCTGATATTGCTTGGGGTAAACGTAGCCGTGTCATATTGGATGTTGGATGTGGAGTGGCTAGCTTTGGTGGCTATCTCTTTGAGCGAGATGTGTTAACCATGTCATTTGCACCCAAAGATGAGCATGAGGCACAGGTACAGTTTGCTTTAGAGAGAGGCATTCCGGCAATATCAGCAGTCATGGGAACCAAGAGGCTTCCATTCCCAAGCAAGGTCTTTGATGTAATTCACTGCGCCCGCTGTCGAGTACCATGGCACATAGAAG GTGGTATGCTTTTGCTGGAGTTGAATAGATTGCTGCGCCCTGGCGGTTATTTTGTCTGGTCTGCAACTCCAGTTTATCAAGACCTACCTGAAGATGTTGAAATTTGGCAAG CTATGTCTTCCTTGACAAAATCTATGTGCTGGGATATAGTAGCAAAGAAAAATGATACACTAAACCAAGTAGGTTTTGTTATCTTTAAAAAGCCTTCAAACAATAAATGCTATGAAGAAAGAGCAGAAGATGAACCCCCTCTATGTCAGGAGTCTGATAATGCAGATGCGGCCTG GAACGTTCCTTTACAAGCATGCATGCACACATTGCCGGTTGATTCGGCAGCTCGTGGCACAATGTGGCCAGAACAATGGCCAGAAAGGCTAACAAAGCCACCTTACTGGCTGAACGGGCCTCAGCTTGGAGTTTACAGTAAGCCAGCAGCCGAAGACTTTCAAGCTGACTATGAGCATTGGAAGCAAGTACTGAATAAATCTTACCTCAGCCGAATTGGAATCAACTGGCCAAATGTGAGGAATGTAATGGATATGAGATCCATATATGGAGG TTTTGCGGCAGCTCTGCGGGACATGAAGGTCTGGGTGATGAATATTGTTCCAACTGATTCACCAGACACACTTCCTATTATTTACGAGCGTGGACTGTTTGGGATGTATCACGACTGGTGTGAATCATTTAGCACCTATCCAAGGACCTACGATCTCCTGCATGCAGACCATCTATTCTCGAAACTTAAGAAAAG GTGCCGACTGCTACCGGTAATAGTCGAAGTCGATAGGATTCTGAGACCCAAAGGGAAGCTGATAGTTAAGGACAATGCCGATACAATTAGTGAGATAGAGAACATTGCAAAGTCACTTCACTGGGAGACAATAGTAATCTACTTAGAGGGTAAAGAAGGATTGCTTTGTGTTCAGAAGACAATGTGGAGACCCACAAGATAA
- the LOC121976238 gene encoding PHD finger protein EHD3-like, with translation MGFEESSCQGFVKQEESSWARFITYKRRKRGSPDADSVHLLDTPPERTRDIGWDHGEIIDGNELHWRCKWCGLSKYSGGVSKLKRHIAGSYPVKKCPNVPEDIAKLMLNHLLEKQNLIPMRLTRQSAAKKTELDSLHNNDFANNGCLENNLEMNLASPDRHIKCNSPRISAQRCPSTKQSKIASQLHAISETKDVEDLDKMVSHSSNRIISHWKNIVEQQFRLPYIKPGHGMWNVFNDALALNHSQLSEKWMVDLVEDNKQLKDRSSVGSEMKIQQQNSICAMTDKGQETAQSKDTLYESIASYCGEDTNTQKCERALLDILISEKFALLCDFIREFEEGEAKNCLDFSFIDTKLKNGDYEQAPEFLNQDIQQIWEKFQKMAQKMLIISSNLSSISTEKQVANQLDGGRKHSLSADPTVQSKYSRSDCSIKPHETEAADLYKVCTCKQCGTEANGQRSLICDGCEAMYHFSCIKPVLSEIPIQCWYCNACTSNGKDSPDPASSDSKKDSLHKNCAVCDRLEVSETQEDADEHGSGAIPVTDCGESSISNLNSEEPPELSRTVKSSLCKVCGECEEEDRKFLICGHIQCPFKFYHVRCLKTSQIASAQQLNKQCWYCPSCLCRACLCDQDDEKIVLCDGCDEAYHTYCMKPPRTMVPKGEWYCVPCSIARAKEGMKRYEQWILQQHRKIEGGQSDEANGSVDVLPSVTEKLSSGKKGTIKRTAK, from the exons ATGGGCTTCGAGGAGAGTAGCTGCCAGGGGTTCGTGAAGCAGGAGGAATCTTCTTGGGCTAGATTCATCACTTACAAGCGGCGGAAGCGTGGTAGTCCCGACGCGGATTCGGTTCAT TTGTTGGACACACCACCTGAGAGAACTAGGGACATCGGGTGGGACCATGGTGAGATAATTGATGGCAATGAATTGCACTGGAGGTGCAAATGGTGTGGATTAAGCAAATATAGTGGCGGAGTATCTAAACTGAAGAGGCATATTGCTGGGTCTTATCCTGTTAAAAAGTGCCCAAATGTTCCAGAAGATATTGCTAAGTTGATGCTGAACCATCTACTGGAGAAGCAAAACCTCATACCCATGAGATTGACTAGGCAGTCTGCTGCAAAGAAAACGGAGTTGGATAGTCTCCATAATAATGATTTTGCTAATAATGGTTGTTTAGAAAAcaacttggagatgaatctggcaAGTCCAGATAGACACATTAAGTGTAATTCACCTAGAATTAGTGCTCAAAGGTGCCCGAGCACTAAGCAATCAAAGATTGCTTCTCAACTACATGCTATCAGTGAGACTAAG GACGTGGAGGATCTTGATAAGATGGTTTCACATTCTAGTAATAGAATAATCAGTCACTGGAAAAATATTGTGGAACAACAGTTCAGGTTGCCCTATATAAAACCTGGTCATGGCATGTGGAACGTTTTCAATGATGCACTGGCATTAAATCATTCTCAACTTTCTGAAAAGTGGATGGTTGATCTTGTTGAGGATAATAAACAGCTAAAG GATAGATCGTCTGTGGGTTCTGAAATGAAAATTCAGCAACAGAACTCAATTTGTGCTATGACTGATAAAGGACAAGAAACTGCCCAATCAAAAGATACACTTTATGAATCGATTGCCAGCTACTGTGGTGAAGATACTAACACTCAGAAATGTGAAAGAGCTCTCCTTGACATTTTGATCTCAGAAAAGTTTGCCTTATTATGTGATTTTATTCGGGAATTTGAAGAGGGTGAGGCTAAGAACTGTTTGGACTTTAGCTTCATtgatacaaaattaaaaaatgggGATTATGAACAGGCGCCAGAGTTCTTAAACCAAGATATCCAGCAG ATATGGGAAAAGTTCCAAAAAATGGCTCAAAAGATGCTTATTATATCAAGCAATCTTTCAAGTATCTCAACGGAGAAGCAG GTGGCTAACCAACTCGATGGCGGTAGGAAGCATTCTCTAAGTGCAGATCCTACAGTACAGTCTAAATATAGCAGATCAGATTGTTCCATAAAACCCCATGAAACAGAGGCAGCTGATCTGTACAAAGTTTGCACTTGTAAGCAGTGTGGCACCGAAGCAAATGGTCAGCGCAGCCTCATTTGCGATGGATGTGAGGCAATGTACCATTTCTCCTGCATCAAACCTGTGCTTAGTGAGATTCCAATTCAGTGCTGGTACTGCAATGCGTGTACTTCAAATGGCAAGGACTCCCCTGATCCAGCATCTTCTGACAGCAAGAAAGACAGTTTGCACAAAAACTGTGCGGTTTGTGACAGACTTGAAGTTTCTGAAACACAAGAGGATGCTGATGAGCATGGTAGTGGGGCCATTCCAGTCACTGATTGCGGGGAGAGCTCCATCTCTAATTTGAATTCTGAAGAGCCACCTGAATTGTCAAGAACCGTAAAGTCATCTTTGTGCAAGGTATGTGGTGAATGCGAGGAGGAAGACAGAAAATTCCTAATATGTGGTCACATTCAATGCCCTTTCAAGTTCTACCACGTCAGATGCCTAAAAACTAGTCAGATAGCTAGTGCTCAACAACTGAACAAGCAGTGCTGGTATTGCCCATCTTGCCTTTGCAGGGCCTGTCTATGTGATCAGGACGATGAAAAGATTGTTTTATGTGATGGTTGTGACGAGGCCTACCACACCTACTGCATGAAACCACCTCGAACCATGGTACCCAAAGGCGAGTGGTATTGTGTACCATGCAGTATTGCTAGAGCAAAGGAAGGTATGAAAAGATATGAGCAATGGATCTTGCAGCAGCACAGGAAGATTGAAGGCGGGCAGAGTGATGAAGCTAATGGGTCAGTAGATGTGCTTCCGAGTGTCACTGAAAAGCTAAGCTCAGGCAAAAAGGGCACTATAAAGCGGACCGCCAAGTAG
- the LOC121976239 gene encoding probable pectinesterase/pectinesterase inhibitor 51, translated as MASALLLLLVFSVLILRLSAAAHRSPSDRRVSNVLPGARADPSTTVSASGAIEQACAASRFRQLCVSALSSSPHSLPPNPSAVDLSLAAVSASARGLQVACANARAILEASAANVNRTNAARNCLEFLSLADYRLSTASKALSAGDLGGARLFAGAAELYQYDCWSAYKYVNGTQQVADAMAYLYALANLTGSAASMVAALQRYGSNMSLWAPPQTERDGYWPPDVPTGKASERVAATAASEEWSPDATVCKDGGGCQFTTVQAAVDAAPSQSPRRHVIYIRQGIYEETVRVPLQKPNLAFIGDGMGKTIITGSLNAGVPGISTYNTATVGVAGDGFMARDLTFDNTAGPDAHQAVAFRSDSDLSVLDSVEFLGHQDTLYAHSLRQFYTRCRIAGTVDFVFGNSAAVFRGCLLLVLPRQLNPEKGESDTVTAHGRTDPAQPTGFVFDRCSVTGSDDYLAFFRSKPAVHRVYLGRPWKEYSRTVFLNCQLSGVVRPEGWLPWDGDFALATLYYGEFGNSGEGANATGRVAWSSRIPAEHLGAYSVENFIQGNRWIPPSLLYDIKTGI; from the exons ATGGCTTCCGCTCTCCTCCTGCTCCTCGTGTTCTCCGTCCTCATCCTGCGCCTTTCCGCCGCCGCCCACCGTTCCCCTTCTGACCGACGAGTCTCGAACGTCCTCCCCGGCGCCAGAGCAGATCCCTCCACTACTGTCTCCGCCTCCGGCGCCATCGAGCAGGCCTGCGCCGCCTCCCGATTCCGGCAGCTCTGCGTCtccgccctctcctcttctccccACTCCCTCCCCCCCAACCCCTCCGCCGTTGACCTCTCTCTGGCGGCCGTTTCCGCCTCCGCGCGCGGCCTTCAGGTCGCCTGCGCCAATGCCCGGGCCATTCTCGAGGCCTCTGCCGCCAACGTTAACCGCACCAACGCCGCCCGCAACTGCCTCGAATTCCTCTCCCTCGCCGACTACCGCCTCTCCACCGCCTCTAAGGCACTTTCTGCCGGCGATCTCGGCGGCGCGCGCCTATTCGCTGGCGCCGCGGAGCTCTACCAGTACGACTGCTGGTCGGCCTACAAGTACGTCAACGGCACGCAGCAGGTAGCCGACGCGATGGCGTACCTCTACGCCCTCGCCAACCTCACCGGCAGCGCTGCCTCCATGGTCGCCGCCCTGCAGCGCTACGGCAGCAACATGTCCCTGTGGGCCCCGCCGCAGACGGAGCGGGACGGTTACTGGCCGCCGGACGTCCCAACCGGCAAAGCTTCAGAACGCGTCGCCGCCACCGCCGCCTCCGAAGAATGGTCTCCAGACGCGACTGTCTGCAAGGATGGTGGCGGGTGCCAGTTCACGACAGTGCAGGCGGCGGTGGACGCCGCGCCATCACAATCCCCGCGGCGGCACGTGATCTACATAAGACAGGGGATTTACGAGGAGACGGTGCGGGTGCCGCTGCAAAAGCCAAATCTAGCATTTATCGGCGACGGCATGGGGAAGACGATCATCACCGGCTCCCTGAACGCCGGCGTCCCCGGCATCTCCACGTACAACACCGCCACCGTCG GCGTCGCCGGCGACGGGTTCATGGCGCGGGATTTGACCTTCGATAACACGGCGGGGCCGGATGCGCACCAGGCGGTAGCCTTCCGGTCCGACAGCGACCTCTCGGTCCTTGACTCCGTCGAGTTCCTCGGCCACCAGGACACGCTCTACGCGCACTCCCTCCGCCAGTTCTACACTCGCTGCCGCATCGCCGGCACCGTCGACTTCGTCTTCGGCAACTCCGCCGCCGTCTTCCGCGGCTGCCTCCTGCTGGTCCTCCCGCGCCAGCTCAACCCCGAGAAGGGCGAGTCCGACACCGTGACCGCCCACGGCCGGACCGACCCGGCTCAGCCCACCGGCTTCGTCTTCGACCGCTGCTCCGTGACCGGCAGCGACGACTACCTCGCGTTCTTCAGGTCCAAGCCGGCGGTCCACAGAGTGTACCTCGGGCGGCCGTGGAAGGAGTACTCGCGGACAGTGTTCCTGAACTGCCAACTGTCAGGGGTCGTGAGGCCGGAGGGGTGGTTGCCGTGGGACGGCGACTTCGCGCTGGCGACGCTGTACTACGGTGAGTTCGGGAACTCCGGCGAGGGGGCAAATGCGACCGGGAGAGTGGCCTGGAGCAGCCGGATTCCGGCGGAGCACTTGGGAGCTTACTCCGTGGAGAACTTTATACAGGGGAATCGATGGATACCTCCCTCTCTGCTGTATGACATTAAGACTGGAATTTGA
- the LOC121978594 gene encoding UDP-glucuronate:xylan alpha-glucuronosyltransferase 1-like produces the protein MKKLAAADHKKFDRYRFLKLALLIVTCCTVLSLVLSPTIQERPPSSNSASRFRFGRSLDRRYVSHLEVNWVRVSDMVDGTNLRIGLLNFNSTEVGFWRRTLPGAEVSLVVLEYAPASIGWEILYPEWIDEEREYGEPSCPSFPLPRSEEASKFDLVAVKLPCDRSGGQWSRNVARLHLQLAAARVAADSAGARARVLIVSDCLPIPNLFGCGDLVERIGNLWLYEVGTAALEEKLRLPVGSCELAVPFEAEVRPYTEFRRRREAYVTILHSSEQYVCGAIAAAKSIRLSGSSRDLVALVDETIGEESRRGLTGAGWKVRNIRRIRNPKAKRDAYNEWNYSKFRLWQLADDYDKVVFLDADLLVLRNVDFLFSLPELSAVGNDATLFNSGVMVIEPSECTFRLLMDHVDEITSYNGGDQGYLNEIFTWWHRLPKNVNYLKHFAGEEQRRAKKERLFAAEPSAIYVAHYLGLKPWLCFRDYDCNWNVKNFRGFASDAAHGKWWRVHDELPENLSRFCLLPTKAKASLEYSRRQAEAEGFADGHWRRNITDPRLAVCSEAFCNWESMLAHWVKNSSPAAGGRNRTAARQSS, from the exons ATGAAAAAACTCGCAGCAGCAGATCA CAAAAAGTTCGACAGATACAGATTCCTGAAGCTTGCTCTGCTCATCGTGACTTGCTGCACTGTTCTCTCTCTTGTTTTATCGCCAACGATCCAAGAAAGACCACCCTCCTCGAATTCTGCATCAAG GTTCAGATTTGGAAGAAGTTTAGATCGTCGATATGTGTCGCATTTGGAAGTCAACTGGGTTCGAGTATCTGATATGGTCGACGGCACGAATCTAAGGATTGGATTGCTGAATTTCAACTCCACTGAGGTGGGATTCTGGCGGCGGACTCTACCTGGAGCGGAGGTTTCTCTGGTTGTCCTGGAGTATGCTCCGGCGAGCATCGGCTGGGAGATTCTCTACCCGGAGTGGATCGACGAGGAGAGGGAATACGGAGAGCCGTCTTGCCCGTCGTTTCCATTGCCGCGGTCGGAGGAAGCGTCAAAATTCGATCTTGTCGCCGTCAAGCTGCCCTGCGACAGGTCCGGCGGTCAGTGGTCGCGGAACGTAGCGAGGTTGCACCTCCAGCTCGCTGCGGCGAGGGTCGCGGCGGACTCTGCCGGGGCTCGTGCCCGTGTGCTCATCGTCAGCGATTGCTTGCCGATTCCGAATCTCTTCGGATGCGGCGATCTCGTGGAACGGATAGGGAATCTTTGGCTTTATGAGGTTGGGACGGCGGCGCTGGAAGAGAAGCTCCGGCTTCCGGTCGGGTCCTGCGAGCTCGCCGTCCCTTTTGAAGCAGAAG TGAGACCGTACACCGAGTTCCGACGCCGGCGAGAAGCCTACGTGACCATACTCCACTCGTCGGAGCAATACGTTTGCGGAGCCATCGCCGCCGCGAAAAGCATCCGGTTGTCAGGGTCGTCGCGCGACCTCGTCGCCCTCGTCGACGAGACGATCGGCGAGGAGTCCAGGCGCGGCCTCACTGGCGCCGGGTGGAAGGTCCGCAATATCCGTCGAATCCGTAACCCGAAGGCGAAGCGCGACGCCTACAACGAGTGGAACTACAGCAAGTTCCGGCTGTGGCAGCTCGCCGACGACTACGACAAGGTCGTCTTCCTCGACGCCGACCTCCTCGTCCTCCGCAACGTTGACTTCCTGTTCTCTCTGCCGGAGCTCAGCGCCGTTGGCAACGACGCGACCCTATTCAACTCCGGCGTCATGGTGATTGAACCATCGGAGTGCACGTTCCGGTTGCTGATGGATCACGTTGACGAGATCACGTCGTACAATGGAGGAGATCAGGGGTACTTGAACGAGATCTTCACGTGGTGGCACCGACTGCCGAAGAACGTCAATTACCTGAAGCACTTCGCCGGCGAGGAACAGAGGAGGGCGAAGAAGGAGAGGCTGTTCGCGGCAGAGCCGTCGGCGATCTACGTGGCGCACTACCTGGGGCTCAAACCCTGGCTGTGCTTCCGGGACTACGACTGCAACTGGAACGTGAAGAACTTCCGGGGGTTTGCCAGCGACGCAGCTCACGGGAAGTGGTGGAGGGTGCACGACGAGCTGCCGGAGAACCTAAGTCGGTTCTGCCTCCTTCCGACGAAGGCGAAGGCATCCCTGGAGTACAGTCGGCGGCAGGCGGAGGCTGAGGGGTTCGCTGATGGGCACTGGCGGAGGAACATCACCGATCCGAGGTTGGCAGTGTGCTCCGAGGCGTTCTGCAACTGGGAGAGCATGCTGGCGCACTGGGTGAAGAACAGTTCGCCGGCGGCCGGCGGCCGGAACCGCACTGCGGCTCGGCAGAGCTCGTGA